The genomic stretch CGAGGAAATAGCCGTCGTAATTGGTGCCGCTCAGCATGGTCTCCGCCACCGGCTCGTAGCCGCCGGAAGAAATCCAGGTAGAACGGAAATTTCCGCGGCAAACATGGGTCGTGATCACCATGTCGGCCGGCCGCTCGGCGATCGCGTAGTTGATGATGCGGGCGTAGATTTCCTGCAGGCCATCGGGATTGTCGCCGCGCTCGCGGGCCTTTTGCAGTTCTTCCTGCGAGCACAGATAGGCCCACACGGTGTCGTCGAACTGCAGATAGCGGCAGCCGGCGTCGTAGAACGCCTTCACCGCCTTGCGGTAGGTCTTGCCGAGATCCTGGTAGAACGCATCGAGATCGGGATACACCTCCTTCGAGATCGCCTTGCGGCCGCCGCGGAAATGCAGCACTGCCGGCGACGGGATCGTCATCTTCGCCGTGACATGCGCCGTGTCGCACTGCTTCTTCAGAAAGCGGAAGTGATCCAGCATCGGATGATTGTGGGGAAAGTCGATCTTGCCGATCACGCGAATGGCGTCGTGCCGGGTCTCAACGCCCGCGAACTGAATCCCCGTGTCGGGATGGAAAAGCTCGCAGCCGGTGAGATGGCTGAGAAAATCGAAATGCCACCACGAGCGGCGGAACTCGCCGTCGGTCGCAAGCTTCAGGCCGATCGAGGCCTGCTTGTGTACGACCTTCTCGATCTCCAGATTCTCCGCCTTGCGCAGGTCCTCGGCGGTGATCTCGCCCTTCTCCAGTTTGGCGCGCGCTTCCTTGATGCGCGGCGGCCGCAACAGGCTGCCGACCTCGTCGGCGCGGAAAGGGGCTTTGGTTCGCTGCATGGTCGTCAACTCCTGAGATTATAGCGTTTTCAAGCGAAGTGGGTACCGGTTCGCGTGAAGAAAACGCGTCAAACAAAAAGACATTCAATGTGCGGCGGCGCCCGAGACGCCAAGGAAGCGCTCGAGCACAGCGGGATCGGCCTTCAGGGCAGTGCTTGCCGCGTCGTGGACGATCGCGCCGCGCTCCAATATCACAACACGATCGGCCAGCCCCAGAATCTTTTGCGCATTCTGCTCGACAATGATCGAACAGATGCCGCCGGCGCGGGTGATTGTGCCGAGCGCCCTCAGCAGCTCCTCGACGATGATCGGCGCCAAACCCTCGGTCGGCTCATCCAGCAGCAGCACTTTTGGATTCAGCGTCAGCGCCCGGCCGATCGCCAGCATCTGCTGCTCGCCGCCGGAGAGCTGGTTGCCGAAATTATTGCGGCGCTCCTTCAGGCGCGGGAACATCTCGTAGATTTTTTCAACCGTCCACGGCCCGGGCTGCGCCACGGCCGTCATGTTTTCCTCCACCGTCAGCGAGCGGAAGATATTGCGCTCCTGCGGTACCCAGCCGATCCCGGCCCGCGCCCGCTGGTCCGGCCGCATTGGCGTCAGATCAAGCCCGCCGAGCCCGACAGTGCCGCCGAACCGGCGGGTGACGCCGACGATCGAATTGATCAGCGTGGTCTTACCGGTGCCGTTACGGCCGAGCAGCGCCAGCACCTGGCCTTCGGCGAGCGAAAGCGTCATGCCCGGCAGCACCACCGCCTCGCCATAACCGGCGCGCAGGCCTTCGATGGTGAGTAGGTCAGACATCGGCGGCCTCGCCGAGATAGACCGCCTTGACCTGCGGATCGCGCGCCACTTCGCCCGGCGGGCCCTCCACCAGCATGGCGCCGTTGACCAGCACCGAGATGCGGTCGGCGAACGAGAACACCAGATCCATGTCGTGCTCGATCAGCAGCACCGTGACATCCCGCGGCAGGGCCGCGACCGCGGCCAGAATATCGTGACGCTCGCTTTCGGGGACGCCGGCAGCGGGCTCGTCGAGCAGCAACACGCGCGGCTTGGTCGCAATCGCGACCGCGATTTCGAGCAGGCGCTGCTTGCCGTAGGGCAAAGTGGCGGTGAGGTCGTTCATCACGTCGAGCAGGTGAAAGCGGCCAAGCGTCTCCGCGATCTCGCCATTGACGTCGCTGCGCGTGCCCATCCGCCGCCACCAGTCGCCGCCGCGGCCGAGCCGTTCGGAGACCGCGAGCCCGATGGTCTCGAGCGGCGTCAGATCGGCATAGAGCTGGTTGATCTGGAAGGTGCGCGACAGCCCGCGCAGCACCCGCTTGTGAACCGGCAAATCGGTGATGTCGTTGCCTTCCAGCAGGATGCGTCCGGCATTGGGCTTGAGCATGCCGGTCAGGAGATTGATGACGGTGGTCTTGCCGGCGCCGTTCGGCCCGATCAGCGCATGGCGGGCGCCCTGCTCGACGCTGAGCGAAAGGTCGCGCGTGACCCGGAGGCCGCCGAACGATTTTTCCAGGCCTTTGGTTTCCAGTGCGACAGTCATGACGCATCACTTTCGGGAACGGCAACGACGGCCTTGCGGCCGGCGAATTGCCGGATGACGAGGTTCGGCAACCACAAGGCCCAGCGATGAATCCGCGCGCGGCCGACCAGCACGATCACGACAAGCACGAGGCCGATCCAGAATTGCCAGTATTGCGGCGTGATGGTCGAGAAGAACTCCTGCAGCATCGTAAACACGACGGCGCCGATCAGGCCGCCATAGAGATAGCCGGTGCCGCCGATCACCAGCACCAGCATCAGATCGGCGGAGCGTTCGAACGAAAACACGTCGAGCGAGGCCAGCGCCGTGGTCTGGGTGAACAGCGCGCCCGATATGCCGGCATAAAAGGCCGCCAGCGTATAGACCGCGATCAGGCGGCGGTTGACGGGCACGCCAATTGCCGCGGCGCGCAGCGGATTGTTCCTGATCGCACGCAGCGAGAGGCCGAACGGCGAGTGGACGACGCGGCGCGCCAGCAGGAACAGCACGAACAACACGATCAGCGAATAGAAGAAGCCGGTCTTGCCGAACATGTCGAAGGCGAAATACCCAAGGATCGGCTGCATCTCTATGCCCTGCAGCCCGTCGGTGCCGCCGGTGATGTCGGAATAGCGTTCCGCCAGCGCCTCCAGTAGCAGCGCGATCCCGAGCGTCACCATCAGCCGGGTCAGGTCGACGCCGCGGATCACCAGGAAACTGGTGAGAAAGCCAAGCACGGTGGCGACCAGGCCTGCCGCGACCAGCGCGATGACCGGCTCGTTGATGACGCCATGCAGCGCCATCAGCCCAGCCGAATAGGCGCCGACGCCGAAAAACGCGGCGTGGCCGAGCGAGACGATGCCGGCATAGCCGAGGATCAGGTCGAGCGAGAGCGCAAACAGCGCCAGCCGCACGATGTCGGTCATGATCAGATAGCGGGAGGGAAACAGGAACGCGCAGACAGCTGCGAGAATCCAGAACACAATCTCGGCCGGACGCCAACGGGCGCTGGCCATCGCATGGGATGAGAGGTCGGGAAGCGCGGTCATCGCAAGCTCAACGCGTAGCGGTGCGGCCGAACAGGCCGTTTGGGCGCCAGATCAGGATCACGATCATGATGGTGTAGATCACGAAGGGGCCCATCTTCGGCACGTAATATTTGCCGGCGACGTCGCCGATGCCGAGCAGCAGCGAGGCCAGAAACGGCCCGGTGATGCTGGAGGAGCCGCCGACCGTCACCACGATCAGGAAGTAGATCATGAATTTCAGCGGGAAATACGGATCGAGCCCGAGGACTTCCGCGCTCAGCGCGCCGCCGAGGCCGGCAAGGCCGCAGCCGAAGGCAAAGGTGAAGGCGAAGACCTGCGGCACATTGATGCCGAGCCCGCCGGCGGCGCGCGGATCGTCCACCGCGGCGCGCAGGCGGCTGCCAAACCGCGTGCGGGCCAGGATCAGCTGCAATGCTACCGTGAGCAGGCCGCAGATCACGATCATCATCAGCCGGTAGCGGCCGATGCCGACGCCGAAGAAGTCGAACTGGCCCTCCAGCGCCGCCGGCAATTTGATGAAGATCCGCGACGATCCCATGATGTAATCGACCGCCGCGACCGACATGAAGACGAGCCCGACCGAGAACAGCACCTGGTCGAGATGGCTTCGCGTGTAGAGATGCCGGTACAGCGCGCGTTCCAGCACCACGCCGATCAGCGCGCTGGAGACGAAGGCCAGCGGCAGGCCGGCGAAGAACGGCCAGCCGGAATTATTGACCAGCACAGCGCAGACATAGCCGCCGGTCATGGCGAAGGCGCCATGCGCGAGATTGACGAAGTTCATCAGCCCGAGCGTCACGGCGAGGCCGCAGGCCAGCACGAACAGCAGCATGCCGTAGGCGACACCGTCGAACAGGATTGTGAACAGCGTGGTCATTCAGGGAATGTCCCAGAGCCTTTGGAAACCGTCATTCCGGGGCAGCGCGCAGCGCTGAACCCGGAATCTCGCGCGACAATTTCGAGATCCCGGGTTCGCGCTCGCGCGCGCCCCGGGATGACGACTTCGTCGTCACTTCTTGGTCTTGCCGGAATCCTTCACCGCCTCGAAGGTCTGGAACTCGACGTTGTAGAGTTCGCCATCGACCTTCTCGACCTTGCGGATGTAGATGTTCTGCACGATGTCGCGGGTTTCCGGATCGATCGAGATCGGGCCGCGCGGGCTTTCCCACTTCATGCCCTTCATCGCCGCGATCAGTTCATCGCCATCGGTCTTGCCGCCGGTCTTCTTCAGCGCCTCATAGATCAGGTGGATGCCGTCATAACCGCTCACCGCCATGAAACCCGGACGCGAGTTGAAGGCCTTCTTGTAGGCGGCGACGAACTCCTTGTTCATCGCCGACGGATGCGCCGCGGAATACAGATGCGCGGTGACGGTGCCGAGCGCCGCGTCGCCCATGCCGTTGAGCAGATCGTCGTCCATGACGTCGCCGGGGCCGATCACCTTGATGCCAGCCTTGTCGAGCCCGCGCTCGGCATATTGCTTCATGAAATTGCCGCCCTGGCCCGCCGGCACGAACACGAACACCGCGTCGGGCTTGGCATCCTTCATCCGCTGCAGGAAGGGCGCGAAATCGGGATTGGCCAGGGGCACCTTGACCTCTTCCACGATCTCGCCGCCGCCGGCGGTGAAATTCTGCTTGAAGAAGGTCAGCGCGTCGTTACCCGGCGCGTAGTCGGAGGTCAGCGTTGCGACCTTCTTGATGCCGTTCTTGGCGGCCCAGTCGCCGATGATGGTGGACGACTGCGCCAGCGTGAAGGAGGTGCGCACGATATAGGGCGAGCGCTCGGTGATGATCGAGGTGCCGGCCGCCATCACGACTTCCGGGATTTTGCCCTGCGTCGCCAGCGGTGCTGCGGCAAGGGCTGCCGGCGTCACGCCGAAGCCCGCGATGAAATTGACCTTGTCGTTGACGATCAACTCCTGCGCGGCGGTCTTGGTCTTGTCCGGAAGAGCGCCGTCATCCTTCAGGATGATTTCGATCTTCTTGCCGGCGACGGTGTCGCCATGCTGCTGCATATAGAGCTTGATGGCGTTGTCGATCTGCTTGCCGGTCGACGCCTGGCCGCCGGTCATCGGCAGGATCAGGCCGATCTTGACGGCGTCCTCGGCCTGGGCAGGCGCCGCGGCGGCTAAGGCTGCCACGGCGCTTGCGGCCAGCAATATTTGACTGCGGATAGACATGAAATTTTTCTCCCCCTGATCGGTCGTGTACCTTGAGCCGAGTCCCCGGCCTTGCCTCACCATAGCCCAGATTTTTCGGCCGTGTAGCGAGGCGACATGGCGTCTTCCGGCGGCTTGTTGTCAATCGGGCGAAGGATGGGCTGCCGGCCCGAGGCCAGTCCGCAACGCTGTCCTGCTGATAGCGACAAAGAGCCGAATTTAGGTGCCATGATACCATCATCGTCGCGACGGACCACAGCTCGGGAGCGTTCGGGTGGGCACGTTCGAATGACGCGTCACCGGATCGGCTACTTATTTGTACGATTGTACAAATAAAATGGTCCTGTCAACAAAGAAGCGGTTGGGTTGGCAAAGCCGGGGCCGCCAGACGGCCCTAAATCCATCATCCTTAAAGGTCTAGATTGTAAGCTGTTGCCATGCTGATCCGTGCCCGCCATATCGCCACACTCGCCGCGCTCTCGCTCGCGGGCTTTGCCTTGAGCGGATGCGGCACCATCAACGAGAAGCTCGCGGCCGGCATCAGCGACGCCATTCCGGCATGGGCCGGCGGTATGCCGGCGGATGCCCCGCCCCGACCCGGCACGGCGAAATACGACGAGTTCATGAAAGAGCGGGAACGAAAGCGCCTGATGCCCGCCGCAGAGCGCGGCGAGGAAACAAAGCCGGCGCCGTCGTCGCAGGATGCGGTTCATTGAGAGGCGTTTTCGAGCGAAGAAAACGCGTCAAAGCAACAAGTGAGTGCGCCTCGCGCCCTCAATCCATGAATACGACGGTCTTGCGGCCGTTGAGGATCACGCGATCCTCGAGGTGGTGACGCATCGCGCGCGCCAGCACCCGGCGTTCGATGTCGCGTCCCTTGCGCGAGAGATCTTCCGGCGTATCGCGGTGGCTGATGCGCTCGACGTGCTGGTCGATGATCGGGCCCTCGTCGAGATCGCGGGTGACGTAATGCGCGGTGGCGCCGATCAGCTTGACGCCGCGCTCATGCGCCTGGTGGTAGGGGCGCGCGCCCTTGAAGCCCGGCAGGAACGAGTGATGGATGTTGATGCAGCGCCCCGACAAACTTGCCGTCATCTCGTCCGACAGGATCTGCATGTAGCGCGCCAGCACCACGAGATCGGTATTGCTGTCGTCAACCAGCTTCAGGACCGCCTGCTCCTGCTCGCGTTTGGTCTCCCTGGTCACCGGCATGTAGTGGAACGGAATCTCGCCGAAATCGAGATTGCCGTAGGTCTCGCGCGGATGGTTGGAGACGATCGCGGTCGGAATCATCTCGAGCTCACCGGTGCGCCAGCGGTAGAGGATGTCGACCAGGCAATGATCGGATTTGGAGACCAGCAGCATCACCCGGCGGCGGTTGGCGCGATCGCGCATCTGCCAGTCCATGCCGAAACGGTCGGCAATCGCGGTAAAGCCGGTCTGCAATGCCGTCAATTCGACCGCGAGATCGGCGGCGGTGAACACCACCCGCATGAAGAATTTCTTGGTCTCGACGTCGTCAAACTGCTGGGCGTCCAGAATGTTCTGCCCGTTATGGGCGAGAAACGTCGACACCGCGGAGACGATGCCGGGGCGATCGGCACAGGACAGGGTCAGAACGAATTGACGATCGGGCATGGCGCGGACTTGATTACATCCAAGGCAGCAGGTGGAGCGGGTTTGCGGCCCTGCTCTATCACCGCCAACCTGCTTGCGCCAATCCCGAAACAGGAGTCAGGATGAACAAAGCACGCACGATCGGCGTTGGAGTGAGATCATGGCTGACAGACTGAACGGCTACCGCATCCTGATCCTGGAAACGCGCGAGGAAGCACAGTTTTCCCGCCTGCTCGCCGAACAGGGCGCCGACGTGCTGCAATGCCCGATGTTCACCATTCACGATGCGCCCGACCCAGCGCCGATCGAGGCCTGGATCAGGCGGTCGATCGACAAGCCTTTCGACGATCTGGTGCTGATGACCGGCGAAGGCCTCCGCCGCCTGATGAAGGTCGTGCGACGCATCGGCGTCGAGCCGGAGTTTACTGCCGCGCTTAGCAAGGCGCGGAAATTCGCCCGCGGCCCGAAACCCGGCCGGGCGCTGCGCGAGATCGGGCTGGAGCCGCAGATCACGACCGAGAAGCCGACCTCCGAGGGCGTCGCCGAGATGCTGTCGCGCCTCGACTTGAAAGGCCGTCGTCTCGGCCTGCAGCTCTATCCGGACAAAGACCACAGCGTGCTGATCAATGCGATCACCGCGCAGGGCGCCGAGGTCGATACCGTATTGCCTTACGTCTACGATGCGCAGGCCGCCGACGCCAACATCGTCACCGCCATCGACGAGATGGCGGAGGGCCGCATCGATGCGATTGCGCTGACCAATCTGGGCCAGATCCGCCGTCTCGTGGAAGTCGCGCGAGCGCGCGGATATGAAGCGCGGTTGCGCGACGGGCTGGCGCGTACGCCAATTGCCTCGGTCGGACCTGCGGTGTCGGACGAACTCAAGTCCCACGGGCTGCGCACGGATATTTATCCGGCCAATGACGCCTACTTCATGAAACCGCTGATCTCGGCGATGGCGACGGCGCTGACGAAGGCTCCGCCGAGGCTGGCGGCGAGATAGCTACTCCGCCGCCTGTTTGGACTCACTCAGATACGCCCGATACGCCAGCTTGATCCCGTCCTCGAGCGAGGTGCTGGCGCGCCAGCCCAGTTTCGCGAGGCGGCTGACGTCCAGCAGTTTTCGCGGCGTGCCGTCGGGCTTTGAGGCGTCGAAGCTGATTTCGCCGCTATAGCCAATGGTCGCGGCCACCACGCGGGAGAATTCGGCGATCGTGATGTCTTCGCCGGTGCCAATATTGACCAGTTCGTCGCTGGAATACGTCTTCATCAGATGGACGCAGGCGTCGGCGAGATCGTCAACGTAGAGGAACTCGCGGCGCGGCGTGCCGGTGCCCCAGACCACCACGTTTTTGACCCCGGACATCTTCGCTTCGTGGAAGCGGCGGATCAGGGCGGCGACGACGTGGCTGTATTCAGGATGATAATTGTCGCCGCGGCCATACAGATTGGTCGGCATCACGCTGATGAAGTCCGAACCATATTGGTGGCGATAGGCCTCGACCATCTTGATCCCTGCGATTTTCGCAATCGCATAGGGCTCGTTGGTCGGCTCCAGCGGCCCGGTCAGCATGGAATCTTCGCGTAACGGCTGCGGCGCCATCCTGGGATAGATGCAGGATGAGCCGAAGAACATCAGTTTCTCGGTTTTGTTGACGTGGGCGGCATGGATCACATTCGCCGCAATCGCCAGATTGTCGTAGAGGAATTCGGCGCGCAGCGTGTTGTTGGCGACGATGCCGCCGACCTTGGCCGCAGCTAAAAAAACCGCCTGCGGTCGTTTGGCGGAAAACCATTTGTTGACAGCGGCCAGATCACGCAAATCAACCTCGCTGCGC from Bradyrhizobium sp. Ash2021 encodes the following:
- a CDS encoding ABC transporter ATP-binding protein codes for the protein MSDLLTIEGLRAGYGEAVVLPGMTLSLAEGQVLALLGRNGTGKTTLINSIVGVTRRFGGTVGLGGLDLTPMRPDQRARAGIGWVPQERNIFRSLTVEENMTAVAQPGPWTVEKIYEMFPRLKERRNNFGNQLSGGEQQMLAIGRALTLNPKVLLLDEPTEGLAPIIVEELLRALGTITRAGGICSIIVEQNAQKILGLADRVVILERGAIVHDAASTALKADPAVLERFLGVSGAAAH
- a CDS encoding ABC transporter substrate-binding protein, whose product is MSIRSQILLAASAVAALAAAAPAQAEDAVKIGLILPMTGGQASTGKQIDNAIKLYMQQHGDTVAGKKIEIILKDDGALPDKTKTAAQELIVNDKVNFIAGFGVTPAALAAAPLATQGKIPEVVMAAGTSIITERSPYIVRTSFTLAQSSTIIGDWAAKNGIKKVATLTSDYAPGNDALTFFKQNFTAGGGEIVEEVKVPLANPDFAPFLQRMKDAKPDAVFVFVPAGQGGNFMKQYAERGLDKAGIKVIGPGDVMDDDLLNGMGDAALGTVTAHLYSAAHPSAMNKEFVAAYKKAFNSRPGFMAVSGYDGIHLIYEALKKTGGKTDGDELIAAMKGMKWESPRGPISIDPETRDIVQNIYIRKVEKVDGELYNVEFQTFEAVKDSGKTKK
- a CDS encoding GDP-L-fucose synthase, giving the protein MARTPFELSGKTVYVAGHGGMVGAALVRRLAQEDVKLLTVRRSEVDLRDLAAVNKWFSAKRPQAVFLAAAKVGGIVANNTLRAEFLYDNLAIAANVIHAAHVNKTEKLMFFGSSCIYPRMAPQPLREDSMLTGPLEPTNEPYAIAKIAGIKMVEAYRHQYGSDFISVMPTNLYGRGDNYHPEYSHVVAALIRRFHEAKMSGVKNVVVWGTGTPRREFLYVDDLADACVHLMKTYSSDELVNIGTGEDITIAEFSRVVAATIGYSGEISFDASKPDGTPRKLLDVSRLAKLGWRASTSLEDGIKLAYRAYLSESKQAAE
- a CDS encoding cobalamin-independent methionine synthase II family protein; this encodes MQRTKAPFRADEVGSLLRPPRIKEARAKLEKGEITAEDLRKAENLEIEKVVHKQASIGLKLATDGEFRRSWWHFDFLSHLTGCELFHPDTGIQFAGVETRHDAIRVIGKIDFPHNHPMLDHFRFLKKQCDTAHVTAKMTIPSPAVLHFRGGRKAISKEVYPDLDAFYQDLGKTYRKAVKAFYDAGCRYLQFDDTVWAYLCSQEELQKARERGDNPDGLQEIYARIINYAIAERPADMVITTHVCRGNFRSTWISSGGYEPVAETMLSGTNYDGYFLEYDSDRAGGFEPLRYLPKGNKIVVVGVITSKFGELEKKDDIKRRLEEAAKFAPLNQLALSPQCGFASTEEGNILSEEEQWAKLKLAVDVANEVWGK
- the purU gene encoding formyltetrahydrofolate deformylase, which encodes MPDRQFVLTLSCADRPGIVSAVSTFLAHNGQNILDAQQFDDVETKKFFMRVVFTAADLAVELTALQTGFTAIADRFGMDWQMRDRANRRRVMLLVSKSDHCLVDILYRWRTGELEMIPTAIVSNHPRETYGNLDFGEIPFHYMPVTRETKREQEQAVLKLVDDSNTDLVVLARYMQILSDEMTASLSGRCINIHHSFLPGFKGARPYHQAHERGVKLIGATAHYVTRDLDEGPIIDQHVERISHRDTPEDLSRKGRDIERRVLARAMRHHLEDRVILNGRKTVVFMD
- a CDS encoding branched-chain amino acid ABC transporter permease, whose protein sequence is MTALPDLSSHAMASARWRPAEIVFWILAAVCAFLFPSRYLIMTDIVRLALFALSLDLILGYAGIVSLGHAAFFGVGAYSAGLMALHGVINEPVIALVAAGLVATVLGFLTSFLVIRGVDLTRLMVTLGIALLLEALAERYSDITGGTDGLQGIEMQPILGYFAFDMFGKTGFFYSLIVLFVLFLLARRVVHSPFGLSLRAIRNNPLRAAAIGVPVNRRLIAVYTLAAFYAGISGALFTQTTALASLDVFSFERSADLMLVLVIGGTGYLYGGLIGAVVFTMLQEFFSTITPQYWQFWIGLVLVVIVLVGRARIHRWALWLPNLVIRQFAGRKAVVAVPESDAS
- a CDS encoding branched-chain amino acid ABC transporter permease, which produces MTTLFTILFDGVAYGMLLFVLACGLAVTLGLMNFVNLAHGAFAMTGGYVCAVLVNNSGWPFFAGLPLAFVSSALIGVVLERALYRHLYTRSHLDQVLFSVGLVFMSVAAVDYIMGSSRIFIKLPAALEGQFDFFGVGIGRYRLMMIVICGLLTVALQLILARTRFGSRLRAAVDDPRAAGGLGINVPQVFAFTFAFGCGLAGLGGALSAEVLGLDPYFPLKFMIYFLIVVTVGGSSSITGPFLASLLLGIGDVAGKYYVPKMGPFVIYTIMIVILIWRPNGLFGRTATR
- a CDS encoding ABC transporter ATP-binding protein; protein product: MTVALETKGLEKSFGGLRVTRDLSLSVEQGARHALIGPNGAGKTTVINLLTGMLKPNAGRILLEGNDITDLPVHKRVLRGLSRTFQINQLYADLTPLETIGLAVSERLGRGGDWWRRMGTRSDVNGEIAETLGRFHLLDVMNDLTATLPYGKQRLLEIAVAIATKPRVLLLDEPAAGVPESERHDILAAVAALPRDVTVLLIEHDMDLVFSFADRISVLVNGAMLVEGPPGEVARDPQVKAVYLGEAADV
- a CDS encoding uroporphyrinogen-III synthase, which encodes MADRLNGYRILILETREEAQFSRLLAEQGADVLQCPMFTIHDAPDPAPIEAWIRRSIDKPFDDLVLMTGEGLRRLMKVVRRIGVEPEFTAALSKARKFARGPKPGRALREIGLEPQITTEKPTSEGVAEMLSRLDLKGRRLGLQLYPDKDHSVLINAITAQGAEVDTVLPYVYDAQAADANIVTAIDEMAEGRIDAIALTNLGQIRRLVEVARARGYEARLRDGLARTPIASVGPAVSDELKSHGLRTDIYPANDAYFMKPLISAMATALTKAPPRLAAR